In Iodobacter fluviatilis, one DNA window encodes the following:
- a CDS encoding metallophosphoesterase family protein codes for MRLALVSDIHGNLPALEAVVKDMSRRGVDAVVNLGDSLSGPLMPLETAQFLMAQDWVHLAGNHERQLLAAKNMNASDAFTHSKLGAKEWAWLSTLRSCAPLNSDVLLCHGTPRSDIEYFMETIEPARLRLATQAEIQQRMGDVRAGLVACGHTHLPRMMRSSLGQLMINPGSVGLPAYDDIHPYPHKVENGSPDARYAIVEQDKGSWSGSLIAVPYKYKAMAKLAQARQRPEWAKALLSGYV; via the coding sequence ATGCGCCTTGCCCTTGTTTCAGATATTCACGGTAATTTGCCCGCCTTAGAGGCCGTGGTTAAAGATATGTCCCGCCGGGGAGTGGACGCGGTGGTCAACCTAGGAGACAGCCTTTCCGGCCCCCTGATGCCGCTAGAAACGGCGCAGTTTTTAATGGCGCAAGACTGGGTGCATTTAGCAGGCAATCACGAGCGCCAGCTTTTGGCAGCAAAGAATATGAATGCATCCGATGCGTTTACACACAGCAAGCTGGGGGCCAAAGAATGGGCTTGGCTGTCTACATTGCGAAGCTGCGCCCCCCTTAATTCTGATGTCCTACTCTGCCACGGCACGCCGCGCAGCGATATTGAATACTTTATGGAAACCATAGAGCCAGCGCGCCTGCGCCTAGCTACTCAGGCAGAAATCCAGCAACGCATGGGCGATGTGCGGGCAGGCTTAGTTGCCTGTGGCCATACGCATCTCCCCAGAATGATGCGCAGCAGCTTAGGCCAGCTGATGATCAACCCCGGCAGCGTGGGCCTGCCCGCTTACGACGATATTCACCCTTATCCGCATAAAGTAGAAAACGGCAGCCCCGACGCCCGTTATGCCATTGTGGAGCAAGACAAAGGCAGCTGGTCTGGCAGTTTAATTGCCGTTCCTTATAAATATAAAGCCATGGCCAAACTCGCGCAGGCAAGACAGAGGCCGGAATGGGCTAAGGCTTTATTAAGCGGATATGTTTAA